In the Pseudomonas sp. ADAK2 genome, one interval contains:
- the phnN gene encoding phosphonate metabolism protein/1,5-bisphosphokinase (PRPP-forming) PhnN: MDGRLIYLMGPSGAGKDSLIDAAREPLQALGCEVVRRVITRSAESVGEDAVGVTPEEFERRKEKGGFALFWRANGLDYGIPVEIDQWLQNGRDVLVNGSREYLPVALERYPAILPVLLTVKEGVLRERLLRRGRESLEDIDARLRRNRLFAVGDSIGDTSIQRLDNSGDLAGTVSNLLRLLGLSVKPGQI; the protein is encoded by the coding sequence ATGGATGGCAGATTGATTTATCTGATGGGGCCGTCGGGGGCTGGTAAAGACAGTCTCATCGATGCGGCGCGAGAGCCTTTGCAGGCGCTGGGTTGCGAAGTGGTGCGGCGGGTCATCACACGTTCAGCCGAATCTGTAGGTGAGGACGCCGTAGGGGTTACGCCTGAGGAGTTCGAGCGGCGCAAGGAGAAGGGTGGCTTCGCGCTCTTTTGGCGCGCCAATGGCTTGGATTACGGTATTCCCGTTGAAATCGATCAGTGGCTCCAAAATGGGCGCGACGTTCTGGTCAATGGTTCTCGGGAGTATTTACCGGTCGCGCTGGAGCGCTATCCGGCGATTCTGCCAGTGCTGCTCACGGTCAAGGAGGGAGTGTTACGCGAGCGGTTGTTGCGGCGGGGGCGTGAGAGCCTGGAGGACATTGACGCCAGGCTTCGACGCAACAGGCTATTCGCAGTTGGCGATTCGATCGGTGATACTTCAATCCAGCGACTCGATAATTCCGGCGACTTGGCTGGCACAGTTTCCAATCTTCTGCGTCTGCTGGGGCTTAGCGTAAAACCGGGTCAAATTTGA
- a CDS encoding PA3371 family protein produces MSKSATGFFILALLSGILHLSLDQDTMLTVPLIACGVFGALFVLALIAGRRIKFDPVLR; encoded by the coding sequence ATGTCCAAATCAGCCACTGGATTTTTTATCCTGGCCTTGTTGAGTGGCATCCTTCATCTATCCCTGGATCAGGACACAATGCTCACCGTGCCGTTAATTGCCTGCGGCGTCTTTGGGGCATTGTTCGTACTGGCATTGATCGCCGGACGTCGAATCAAATTTGACCCGGTTTTACGCTAA